The proteins below come from a single Aptenodytes patagonicus chromosome 2, bAptPat1.pri.cur, whole genome shotgun sequence genomic window:
- the HRH4 gene encoding LOW QUALITY PROTEIN: histamine H4 receptor (The sequence of the model RefSeq protein was modified relative to this genomic sequence to represent the inferred CDS: inserted 4 bases in 2 codons): protein MDTELTWIRNVHNSTAETPHTAGTCNETLSTQSPSSEFSLGVLVLLAFLMVLLALVTIFGNVLVILAFITDRNLRYRSNYYFLNLAISDFAVGAFCMPLYIPYALTGTWHLGRGLCKLWLVTDYLLCTASVFSIVLISYNSFLSVTKAVSYRPQQEITSNPDIKMVAIWVFAFLLYCPAILFWDQXHSVVAADQHYAKFFDNWYFLLSVSTLEFFVPLLAVTYFNVHIFHNVQRRQRHGSTQDCEPPRSSSLSWRFCLLPRPGASSPPSEAEDSVSSLARSWRPAVMANCPSPTQTSPLALKKDSSVSFRSRTGSKLQRDKKIXLAIIVCVFAICWAPYALLMIIRGACQGKCIHNSLYEITFWLLWLNSPLNPFLYPLCLMRFQMAFMKILCPKKFATLRSGSF, encoded by the exons ATGGAT ACTGAACTGACCTGGATACGCAACGTGCACAACAGCACTGCCGAAACTCCACATACGGCTGGAACGTGTAATGAGACTTTGTCCACACAGTCACCAAGCTCCGAGTTTTCACTGGGCGTGTTGGTGCTGCTGGCTTTCCTCATGGTGTTGCTAGCTCTGGTCACCATCTTTGGAAACGTCCTGGTGATCCTTGCTTTCATCACGGACAGAAACCTCAGGTATCGGAGTAACTATTACTTTCTCAATCTTGCTATTTCTGACTTTGCAGTAG GTGCGTTCTGTATGCCTCTGTACATCCCTTATGCCCTGACAGGGACATGGCACTTGGGAAGAGGCCTGTGCAAGCTCTGGCTAGTTACGGACTATCTCTTGTGCACAGCTTCAGTGTTTAGCATCGTCCTTATCAGCTACAACTCTTTCCTGTCAGTTACAAAAGCT GTATCCTACAGACCCCAGCAGGAAATAACATCCAACCCTGACATCAAGATGGTGGCCATCTGGGTCTTTGCTTTCCTCCTCTACTGCCCAGCAATCCTCTTCTGGGACCA ACACAGTGTGGTAGCAGCAGATCAGCACTACGCCAAGTTCTTCGACAATTGGTACTTCCTCCTCTCTGTGTCCACCCTGGAGTTCTTTGTGCCGCTGCTTGCGGTGACCTACTTCAATGTGCACATCTTCCACAACGTCCAGAGGCGCCAGCGGCATGGCAGCACGCAGGACTGCGAGCCTCCAAGGAGCAGCAGCCTGTCCTGGAGATTTTGCCTCTTGCCAAGGCCAGGAGCATCTTCTCCTCCATCGGAAGCAGAAGACAGTGTTTCATCATTAGCGAGGTCATGGAGACCAGCAGTGATGGCTAACTGTCCATCTCCAACACAAACCAGTCCCCTGGCCCTCAAAAAGGACTCTTCTGTCTCTTTCCGTTCAAGGACTGGGTCAAAACTGCAGCGGGACAAGAAAAT GCTTGCCATAATTGTATGTGTCTTTGCCATTTGCTGGGCCCCATACGCTTTACTAATGATTATTCGTGGGGCCTGTCAAGGAAAGTGCATCCATAACTCCTTGTATGAAATAACCTTTTGGCTTTTGTGGCTCAATTCCCCTCTGAATCCATTTCTTTACCCTCTCTGTCTTATGAGGTTTCAAATGGCTTTCATGAAAATATTATGTCCCAAAAAGTTTGCAACATTGAGATCAGGCtctttttag